In Mycobacterium sp. JS623, one genomic interval encodes:
- the kdpA gene encoding potassium-transporting ATPase subunit KdpA, translated as MNDPQHWAATAWLQLIAVVMLVVILHVPLGNYMARVYTDSGHWRVERVMYRLIGAQPDNRQRWSNYGFSLLAFSAVSVLFLYGLLLAQTRLPEPWGHTGMTPALAFNTAISFVTNTSWQNYPGESTLGHVGLAVGLGVQAFASCAVGMCVAVALIRGLAQYQKEELGNFWEDLVRSVVRVLLPLSVVVTLLLLMLGVVNNFHGAQEISTLAGGNQTILGGPVASWESIKLMSGDGGGAFNVNSAHPFENPTPLTNVVEIVAMLLIPVAFLRTFGIMVGDKKQGWALFSAAAILFVVGTVALALATGVADGTVVHAVGGPFEGTETRFGLPGSALFGQAATASADGAANSSYDSFVSGGGAVLMLNMMLGEVAPGGAGSGLYGLVMMALLAVFLGGLMIGRTPEYLKQRLGARHMKLISLYILALPAAVLVGTAVAMALPGERASMLNTGPHGLSEVLYAFTSSAANNGSAFAGFSGNTVWYNTALALAMMVGRFLPIIAVLAIAGTFAAQRPGVVTAGTLRTHSPTFVFLIAGATLLIVGLEYLPALALGPAADALR; from the coding sequence ATCAACGATCCACAGCACTGGGCAGCGACGGCTTGGCTGCAGCTAATCGCCGTCGTCATGCTCGTTGTCATCCTTCATGTTCCCCTCGGCAACTACATGGCCCGGGTGTACACCGACAGCGGGCATTGGCGTGTGGAGCGGGTGATGTACCGCCTGATCGGCGCGCAGCCCGACAATCGGCAGCGTTGGTCGAATTACGGCTTCTCGCTGCTGGCCTTCTCGGCGGTCAGTGTGCTGTTCCTGTACGGGCTGTTGTTGGCGCAAACGCGGCTTCCCGAACCCTGGGGACACACGGGGATGACACCGGCGCTGGCGTTCAACACTGCAATCTCGTTTGTCACCAACACCAGTTGGCAGAACTATCCGGGCGAATCAACGCTCGGGCATGTGGGATTGGCCGTCGGCCTCGGTGTGCAGGCGTTCGCCAGCTGCGCGGTCGGTATGTGCGTCGCCGTAGCGCTGATCCGCGGCCTGGCGCAGTACCAGAAGGAGGAGCTCGGAAACTTCTGGGAAGACCTGGTGCGCTCGGTGGTGCGGGTGCTGTTGCCGCTGTCGGTCGTCGTCACGCTGCTGCTGCTCATGCTCGGGGTCGTCAACAATTTCCATGGTGCGCAGGAGATTTCGACGCTTGCTGGCGGCAACCAGACGATTCTGGGCGGCCCGGTGGCTTCTTGGGAGTCGATCAAGTTGATGTCCGGCGACGGCGGCGGGGCCTTCAACGTCAACAGCGCGCACCCGTTCGAAAACCCGACGCCGCTGACCAACGTCGTGGAAATCGTTGCAATGCTGTTGATTCCGGTTGCGTTCCTGAGGACCTTCGGAATCATGGTTGGCGACAAGAAGCAGGGCTGGGCGTTATTCTCCGCTGCCGCAATCCTGTTCGTCGTCGGCACCGTGGCGCTCGCGTTGGCCACAGGGGTGGCCGACGGCACAGTTGTGCATGCCGTCGGGGGGCCGTTCGAAGGCACGGAGACACGGTTCGGCCTGCCCGGCAGTGCCCTGTTTGGCCAGGCCGCGACCGCAAGCGCGGACGGTGCGGCGAACTCCTCCTACGACAGCTTCGTCAGTGGCGGCGGCGCGGTGCTGATGCTGAACATGATGCTGGGCGAAGTGGCTCCAGGCGGGGCCGGCAGCGGTCTGTACGGCCTGGTGATGATGGCTCTGCTGGCGGTGTTCCTCGGCGGACTGATGATCGGGCGGACGCCGGAATACCTCAAGCAGCGACTGGGTGCGCGGCACATGAAGCTGATCAGCCTGTACATACTGGCTCTGCCGGCGGCGGTCCTGGTCGGTACGGCGGTGGCGATGGCGCTGCCGGGGGAGCGGGCGTCGATGCTCAATACGGGGCCGCACGGACTGTCGGAAGTGCTGTACGCGTTCACGAGTTCGGCGGCCAACAACGGCAGCGCGTTCGCGGGTTTCAGCGGTAACACGGTGTGGTACAACACCGCGCTTGCGCTCGCGATGATGGTGGGACGCTTCTTGCCGATCATTGCCGTGCTGGCGATCGCAGGCACCTTTGCAGCGCAGCGCCCGGGCGTCGTCACCGCAGGCACGCTCCGCACGCACAGTCCGACGTTTGTGTTTCTGATCGCCGGCGCCACGCTGCTCATCGTCGGTCTGGAGTATCTGCCTGCATTGGCGCTCGGCCCTGCGGCCGACGCGCTCCGGTGA